The sequence ATCGTCGATGACCACCACCGCGAAGACGCCGAGCGGCAGCGCCTTGCCCTGCGGCACCCGGATGTTGGCGGTCGGCCAGCCGAGCGTGCGCCCGAGCTGGTCGCCGCGCACGACCACGCCCTGCGCGTCGTAATGCCGTCCCAGCAGCCGCCCGGCGCCCTCCACGTCGCCTTCCTGAAGCAGCGCGCGGATGCGGGTGCTCTTGATGTCGTCGCCGCCGAGCTGGTGCATGGCGAGCGACACCACGTCGGGCGTCACCTCGCGCAGATCCTGGAGGCCCCCGGCGCGCGCCTTGCCGAAATGAAAGTCCTCGCCCACCACAACGGCGCGCGGGTTCAGGGTCCGCAGGTCGCCCAGGAAGGCTTCCTTGGGCCGCGCGGCGAACTCGGGCGTGAACGGCACGGCGATGGTCTCGTCCACGCCGTAGCGCGCGAGGAGCTCCAGCTTCTCGGGCAGCGTGGACAGAAACTCGACGCCCTGGGTGAGCACGCGGGTGGGGGGATCGAAGGTGTAGACCACGCTCGGCACGCGGTAGACCCGTGCCCGCGCCCCCAGCTGCGCGAGCAGCGCCTGATGCCCGAGGTGCACCCCGTCGAAGGACCCGACGGCGACCACCGTCTCGGTGTCGGGGCGCTGCGAGGGCGAGATGTAAGTCTTCACTGACCGGCCCCCGAGTGCAGCGCGGCGTAGAGGGCGGCGCTCACCGTGGAGGCACTGCCGGTCAGGGTGCCGTCGCGCAGGCCCGCGAGCACCGCCTGCGGCTGCATCCACAGCACCTCGATCTCCTCGTCGTCGTCCATCGGCAGGCGCGACTCGCGCAGTTCGCCGGCCAGAAACACGTACAGCTGCTCGTCGCAGAAGCCGGGGCTGACATAGAAGCGGGTGAGCAGGGTCATCTCGGCGTCGAGCCCGGCTTCCTCCTGAAGTTCGCGCCGCGCGGCCTGCTCGGGGCGCTCGCCCGCGTCGATCAGCCCGGCGGGGGCCTCCACCGTCACGGCGCCGATGGCCGGTCGGTGCTGGCGCACGAGCAGCATCTCGCCCGCCGCGTT is a genomic window of Deinococcus reticulitermitis containing:
- the ribF gene encoding riboflavin biosynthesis protein RibF gives rise to the protein MKTYISPSQRPDTETVVAVGSFDGVHLGHQALLAQLGARARVYRVPSVVYTFDPPTRVLTQGVEFLSTLPEKLELLARYGVDETIAVPFTPEFAARPKEAFLGDLRTLNPRAVVVGEDFHFGKARAGGLQDLREVTPDVVSLAMHQLGGDDIKSTRIRALLQEGDVEGAGRLLGRHYDAQGVVVRGDQLGRTLGWPTANIRVPQGKALPLGVFAVVVIDDRGQRWRGMANVGFRPTVDGRERRFEVHLFDFAGDLYGEELQVKFFARLRGEQKFSGLEALREQLGRDAEAAREVLKDVR
- a CDS encoding NUDIX domain-containing protein, translated to MSSDTHTRTLYEGHILQLELLEDKWEIVRHADAVAVLALNAAGEMLLVRQHRPAIGAVTVEAPAGLIDAGERPEQAARRELQEEAGLDAEMTLLTRFYVSPGFCDEQLYVFLAGELRESRLPMDDDEEIEVLWMQPQAVLAGLRDGTLTGSASTVSAALYAALHSGAGQ